The genome window GGAGTGTGGCGTGGGCGTCGTGCAGCAGTGGCTCGGCCTCGGCGTAGCGCTCCCGGGCAGCAAGGGACGCGCCCAGGAAGCTTTTTGACTCGGCGGCTTCCCAGCTTTGAGGACCGCGCTTTTCTTTGCGGATGGCGAGACTTTCGCGAAGAAGTGAATCCGCCTGACCAGGCGCCCCGGCGGCGATGAGGGCGGCGCCCAGTCCATTGAGCGCGTCAGCGACGTAGACGTGGTTGTCTGGCACATGCTCACGCAGACTCGTCAGAGCGGTCCGGTAGACCGGCGTGCTCGCGTCGTGCTTATCCTGGGCGCGAAGCGTGTGGCCCAGCGCCGTTCGGCTCAGCGCGATGCGGACGGCGTGCTCGGGGTAGCGGCTCTGGCGTACCTGCAGCACGGCGCGTTGCAGTTCCTCGGCTCGGTTGAGACGTCCCGATTCTCGGTATAACTCGGCTTGATTGCTCCGGGCGACGAGGACGTACGGATGATGTTCTCCCATCACCTCCGTTCCCATCTCGAGCGCCTCACGATAGAGCGAGTCGGCAGCGGGGTAGTCGCCTTCGCGATGACGGATCTCGGCCAGGTTGGCAAGCGCGACGGGCAAAACCTCCTTTCGTTCACCGTCCAGCCGTCGCGCCATCGTAATTGTTTCGCGCAGGACCGGCCTGGCAGCGTCGTAGTCGCTTTGCGCGCGGAGAATGCCGGCCAGATTGTTGAGCGTTTCGACCATCGTTGTGCGCCGGGCGTCCGGCAAGGTGCGCCAGTACGTCAGCGCTTCACGATAGAGGCGCTCGGCCCGCTCGACCTCGTTCAGCACCTGCTGGTTGGCCCCGAGGTTGTGCAAGCTGGAGGCCAGTTGTTCAGAAGAAGCGGGGTCGTCGGTCGGGAGGGCGCGGCGCGTGGACAATGCTTCTTCGAGAAGCGGCGTGGCCTTGGCGTAGCGGCCCATCTGTGTATACACGCGCCCGATGACAGATTGCACCTCGGCCTGGACGGCCGGCTGGTCGGCAAGCGCCTCGGTACGCTCGACGCCGCGCGCCAGCAGCTCTCGGGCGGTAATCGTGTCCCCCTGAGCGACATTGGGGTTTCCAGCTTCGAACAGGCTCGTCAGAAAAGCGGACACCTGCTCGGCCTTCTCCGCGTGCATCTGTGCCCGGTCACGCTCGGTGGCGAGGCGGCGCGACTGCACGGTGACGGTCGTGGCATATCCAGCCAGAAGCAGTACAAGCACGGCGGCAGCGGCCACGCGCCAGCGGTTACGACGGAGGAACTTGCTTGCGCGGTATTGCCACGTGGAGGGGCGGGCCTCCACGGGCAGCCCCTCTCGGTAGCGACGCAGGTCTTCGGCAAACTCGGCAGCTGAGGCGTAGCGGCGAGACGGTTCTTTCCGAAGCGCCTTCATGATGATGCGGTCGAGGTCGCCTCGGAGGCGGCGCTTCAGGCGCGCGGGTGGAGGAAGGGGAGACGAGGACGGTTCGGGAGTGTCCGCCGTCGAGTCCCGTCGCGCGGCCGCCGTCGAGGGAGGCTCCGGGCGGGTTTCACAGATGACTTGTTCGATGTGACTCGGCGTGCGTTTGTCGAAGCGATAGGGCCGCCGGCCCGTCAGCAGTTCGTAGAGCACGACGCCGAGCGCGTACACGTCGGTGGCCGGAGTAATTGCCTCGCCGCGCACCTGTTCGGGGGCAGCATACGCAGGCGTCATCAAAGTGCGACCCGTGCGCGTGACAGGGGCGTCCACAATCGCTTCGTCGTCCAGCAGCTTGGCAATGCCAAAGTCTAGCAGCTTCGGGGAGCCGTCGGCGGTGACGAGCATGTTGGACGGCTTGAGGTCGCGGTGGACAACGAGCGTGCGGTGCGCATGAGCAACGGCATCGGCCACCTTTTCAAAGAGCCGGAGCCGCTGATCGATAGAACAAGCGGCCTCCTCGCAGTAGCGATCCAGCCGCGTGCCGTCAACGCGCTCCATCGCAAAATAAGGGCGCCCGTCACCTGAAAGGCCGCTGTCGTAGAGGCGTGCGATGCCCGGATGCTCCAGCGAGGCCAGGATCTGGCGCTCCGCCCGGAAGCGCTGCTCAATGTTTTCGGAGGGCAAGCCGGGCCGAATCACTTTCAGGGCAACCTCACGCTCGTGCTGGCCATCCGCACGGACGGCGCGGTAGACGGCTCCCATGCCGCCGCGTCCGAGCAACCCGTTGAGACGGTACGGCCCGATTCGAGCATCGTCGTCGAGCGCCGCCTCGCTCCCGAACAGGGAATCGGCCCGTTCCGCCTGTGGTATCCCCTCACTCAGAAAGCGGGAGACCTCCCCGTCGTTACCGGCCAGTAGTGATTCCACCTCCACCCTCAGGTCCTCGTCTCCAGCGCAGGCCTCGTCCAGAAACGCCTCGCGCTCTTTTCCTGCCGGACGGTCGAGCGCTTCGTCGAGGACGTCTTTCACACGATTCCAGCGGTCGGGGGTCATGGCACGTGGGAATTGGGGAAATGCAGGAGTTCGGAATTGTCAGTGAGTGAAGGCGTGTACGTAGAGGCAAACGCCTGTGGCGTCATCACGCCGATTCCATTCGCTTGATCTCGCGGGACAGCCAGGCTTTAGCCGTGCGCCAGTCACGCTTGACGGTGGAGGGGGAGACGTCGAGTGCGGCAGCGGTTTCCTCGATTGTCATTCCACCGAAGAAGCGGCATTCGACGATCCGACTCTGGCGCTCGTCAATGGCAGCGAGACGGTCGAGCGCCTCGTCGAGCGCAACGAGACGATCGGCTTGCTGGTCGACAGCGATCCGGCCCTCGTCGATCGTAAGATGGGGGGCGTCCCCACCCCGCTTCTGTGCCTGCCGCTTGCGCGCGCGGTTGATCACAACCTGGCGCATCGCCCGGGCCGCCACCCCGAAAAAGTGGGAGCGGCCCTGCCAGTCCACCGCATGGTGATCGACGAGCTTGCCGTAGGCTTCGTGCACCAACGCCGTTGTGCGCAGCGTGATGTCGGGGCCTTCGCCGCGCAGTTCGAGGTGCGCCAGTCGGTGCAATTCGTCGTAGACCAGCGGCAGCAGCGCATCGAGCGCTTCACGATCCTCTTCGCGAAGACGCTCCAGCAGGTGCGTCACCGTGCTGGGAGAATTGGGCATAGGGAGCAGCAGTGTTCTGAAAACCAGCGGAGGATTCGGGATTTCTTCGCCCATTGGCGGGGCGTACCGCGTGCGCAAACAACGAAGCGTCGGTCTCAATTGCATCCACGGTGCGACGGCTCTTCTTCCGCACAGGGCATTTTGATGCCTTCAAGTGTCACGATAATGTAACGAGAAGTGAAAGAGCCACGCTTCTCCGATATGCCTGACCCAGTTGACGGTGATTTCTTGCATGTAATAGTGAGGGAGGTATCGGTTCTTCTGCACCCGTCTCTGGACGTGCAGGATGTTCATGGCGGCGAGGGGCGTTCGCTGCCTGCCGACGCCGACTCCTCGATTGCGCCATTTTTCGCACACCTCCTTTCGCGTCTCCTCGTGCACCGTGCGACCGCTCGGTGACCGTAGACGCTTCCCTTTTCTCTGGAATGACACCGCCTCGTCATGAGTCTAGGCTATTCACGATCGACTCCGTTCCTTCTCACCGTTGCGCTTCTGACACTGGCCTTCGTTTGTCTGCCCAACGACGCCCGCGCCCAGACGCGCGCCCTCAACGTAGACGACGCCGATGGCGACAGCCTCGTCCACGTCAACGACGACGGCGGCTTCGCGGTCTACGGCGAAAGCGGCACCGGCGCGATTCCCGCCACCGGGGCCGGCACACGGATGATGTGGTTTCCCAACAAGGCGGCCTTCCGCGCTGGAGAGGTAGACGGCACGCAGTGGGATGATGCTAACGTCGGTGAACACTCGGTCGCGTTCGGATTGGACACGGACGCCGCCGGGGTACGATCCACAGCGATGGGGTTAGCTTCGAGTGCCAAGGGCAACGGGTCTACGGCGATGGGCAACGGGACCCTTGCCAGCGGCACCGGGGCCGTGTCAATGGGCAACCTCACCCGAGCCGAGGGGGACGAGTCTACGTCGATGGGCGACCGGACAGAGGCCGCGACCGACCAATCCCTCTCCATCGGCCGATACAACGACGCCAACACCTCCGCCGACAACACCCTCTTCGTGGCCGGCAACGGCTCATTCGGCAGCCGCTCCGATGCGCTGGTGCTCGACTACGACGGCAATATGACGATTGCCGGAACGCTCACGGAGAACTCCGACCGCCGCTTGAAGGAGCAGATCCAGCCGCTCAGCAGTGGCGTCCTGGCCCCTCTCGGCAAAATCGAGCCGGTGCGCTTCCGCTTCAAAGATAAGCGCACCCACCCTTCGGGCACCCAGCTCGGCCTTATCGCGCAGGAGGTGCAGGCGCAGTTTCCCGCGCTCGTCAGCGAAGGGGCGAGCGGGTATCTCTCCGTTTCCTACTCGAAGTTCACGGCCGTCTTGCTGAAGGGCCTTCAGGAGCAGCAAGCCGAGATCGCACGGTTAGAGGCGAAGCAGGCGAAGGTCGCGTCGCTGCGCAAGGAGAATGAGAGCATCAAGAAGCGGCTGGCCAAACTGGAGCAGCAAGAGCAGGACGAGGCCGCATACGCAGGATGGGGCGCGTCCGCACCGCTCGGCGGCCTGCTTGCAATCTTACTGCTTGCTGGTGGTTTTGTCGCGTGGCGGCGCGTTCAAGCTCAGTCAAGTGCCAACACCCTGACAGGTCTGGTGGGGACGGGTCTGTTGGTCATCGGGGGGCTCCTGGCCGCCTCGACCGGTGAGGCCCGCGCCCAGCCGGTGCCCGTCACCGACGTCGAAAACGCCGCCGGCGTCTCGGTGCTGACGGTCTTCGAGGACGGAGGCTTTGCGGCCTACGGCGAAAGCGGCACCGGCGCGATTCCCGCCACCGGGGCCGGCACGCGGATGATGTGGCACCCCGCCAAGGCTGCCTTCCGAGTCGGCGTAGTTGGCAGGGGCTCCGAAAGTACCGGCGATGAGTGGGACGACACCAATGTTGGATTCGCCTCAATGTCCTTCGGAAATGGCACCAAAGCCAGTGGCTTCAAATCTACCGCAATGGGCGATAACACAACCGCAAGCGGTGAATCGTCTACTGCGATGGGTACGCAAACAACTGCCAGCGGTCTCAACACTACGGCGATGGGTGAAAGAACGACCGCGACCGGGATCCGGTCCACGGCGATGGGCCTATTTACGAATGCCGCGACTGATAATTCACTCTCCATCGGCGTCTACAACGATGCCAACCGGGGGAACGACGACAGCGACCCAAGCACAGGCCCGCTCTTCGTCGTTGGCAACGGCTCCTTTGGTAGCCGCTCCGACGCCTTGGTGCTCGACCAGAGCGGCGATCTCGAAATCAGCGGTACGCTCACCGAAAACTCCGACCGCCGTCTCAAAGAGCGGATCCAGCCACTCGGCAGCAGCATTCTCGGCAAGCTTGGTCACATTCGACCAGTACACTTCCGCTTCAAAAACGAAGCGACGCATCCTTCGGGCACCCAGGTTGGCCTCATCGCGCAGGAGGTCCAGGCGCAGTTTCCCGCGCTCGTCACTGAGGGCGCGAGCGGGTATCTCTCCGTCTCGTACTCGAAATTCACGGCGGTCTTGCTGAAGGGCCTTCAGGAGCAGCAGGCCGAGATCGATCGGTTGGAGGCGAAGGCGAACCGCATCGACCAGCTTGAAGCACGGCTCGCAAAGCTGGAGCAGCAGGACACGTCACGCCTGGCCGCACTAGGGGGGCCGTGGTGGGCTGCGGCTCTGCTCGCCCTTGGACTGCTGGGCCTCGGCCTGTTCGTGCAACGGCAAAAGCGCGCATGACATCGTCCAGCGCTCGTACGAACGGATAATCGCACGCCAGTGCAGACTGATACCGAAAATCTTCCTCGCCCCAACGACCCACGCCATGAACGCTCTACTAGAAAACCATCGCGACCCAACCATGTCCACGGATCGCTCTTCCCTCTTGACGTTTGCCTTCGCCGTTTTCCTCGTGTTGGCGCTCGCCCCGACCGGTGAGGCCCTCGCCCAGCCAGTGCCCGTCACCGACATCGAAAACGCCGCCGGCGACTCGGTGCAGACGGTCTTCGAGGACGGCGCTTTCGTCGCTTACGGCGATTCCTTCAACGGCACAATTCCCGCAGAAGGAGAAGGCACACGGATGATGTGGCATCCTGCAAAAGGCGCGTTACGCGCCGGAGATGTGGACGCTACGGAATGGAACGACGCAAACATCGGTCTATACTCAATGGCTTTCGGCTCCGACCCCATAGCCAGCGGTCCAGCTTCCACAGCAATGGGCCGAGATACGGAGGCTAGCGGCGACGAGTCCACAGCAATGGGAAGCCTGTCGATCGCCAGTGGTGAACATTCCACGGCGATGGGTGTGAGCACGACGGCCAGCGGCGACGAGTCCACGGCGATGGGCGACGGTACAGAAGCCAGTGGCAACTCAGCCACCGCGATGGGCGACGGTACGGAAGCCACCGCCCCCCAGTCCACGGCGATGGGCTTCGAAACGACGGCTAGCGGGACTGATGCTACCGCGATGGGTCGTCGCGCCGAAGCCAACGGCACACATTCCACGGCGATGGGGGATAACACGATTGCGGAGACCGATCAGTCCCTATCCGTCGGCGCGTACAACGACGCCAACACCTCTCCCGACAACACCCTGTTCGTCGTCGGAAACGGCGAGGACACCATCTCCAATCCTGACGACCGTTCCGACGCGCTCGTGCTCGACCGAACCGGCAATCTCACCATCTCAGGCAGCCTCACCCAAAACTCCGACCGCCGCCTCAAGACACAGATCCGGCCGCTCGGTGCCAGCGTCCTGGCCCCCCTCGACGAGATTGAGCCGGTCCGCTTCCAGTTCAAAGACGAGCGCACCCATCCGTCGGGCGAGCAGATCGGTCTCATCGCGCAGGAGGTGCAGGCGCAGTTTCCCGCGCTCGTGAGCGAAGGGGCAAGCGGGCACCTCTCGGTCTCGTACTCGAAGTTCACCGCCGTCTTGCTGAAGGGTCTCCAGGAGCAGCAAGCGCAAATTCAAAAGCAGAAGGAGCAGATCGAGCGGCTACGTGGGCAGCAAACGCAGATCGCCGCGCTGCAGGCGGAGGTTGATGCGTTGAAGGAAGGACGATCGCAAACCGCGGGCTGGGGTCCGGCGGCAGGCGGGCTACTCGGGTTCCTACTTCTCGGCGGATGCATTGTGGCCGTCCGGCGGTGGGGCACGCCGCACGCCGCCTCCCTGTTGGTCCTGGCAGGTATGGGGGCGCTACTCCTCGGAACCGCGCCGGCCTCGGCGCAGACGGTCACCATTCAAAACGGCGCTTCGGTGAGCGTGGAAAACGGCAGCGTCTTCGACCTCGGCACCAACACTGTACTTGTGGAAGAAGAATCCTCCGGCGCCCGGCTCACCGGCGGCACCGGCGTCGTCACCGCCACACGTACCGTCAACGCGCCCTCCAGCGTCGATGTGGCCGGCCTTGGCGCAGTCATCACCTCCAGCCAAGACCTCGGCCAGACGACGATTGTGCGCGGCCACGCCGTGCAGACCGACAACAACAACGAGAGCATCGCGCGCTACTACGACATCCAGCCGGGACAGAATAACAGCGGCCTGGATGCGACCCTCGAGTTTACATATGTCGACGCCGAGCTCAACGGGCTGAGTGAAAGCAGCCTGGTTCTCTTCCGCTCGGAGGACGGCGGCAGCACGTACACCACGGCCGGCTACGACAGCCGCGACGCATCGGCCAACACCGTCACCCTCGGCGGCATCGACTCCTTTAGCCGCTGGACGCTTGGCGACGAAAGCCAGCCGTTGCCGGTGGAGTTGGCCGGGTTCGAGGTCACCCGCTCCGACGACAGCGTCCTGCTGCAGTGGGCAACTATCTCCGAACAACAAAACGCCGGCTTCGAGGTGCAGCGGCGCCGGGCCCACGCTCCGAATGGGAGCTGGAAGGAGATCGGCTTCGTCGAGTCGGCGGCTGCGGGAGGCACAACCACCGGGTCGGAATCCTACCGCTTTGCCGACACGGATCTCCCGTTCGAGGCCGACTCGCTCACCTATCGCCTCCGGCAGGTCGACATGGACGGGAGTGCGACGCTGAGCGACCCGATCGTCGTCGCGGTGAACGCGCCCGAGACGCTGGTCCTGCACGGTGCAGCCCCAAACCCGGTGCGCGGCCAGGCAACCCTCCGGTACGAGGTGCCGGAACAGGCGTCGGTTCGCATTGACCTGTTCGACGTGCTGGGCCGGCGGGTCACCACGCTCGTGAACCGAAAAGAGGTCGCGGGCCGGCAGAAGACGACCTTTGATGCGAGCCGCCTGTCGAGTGGGACGTACTTCGTACGCCTGCAATCCGCGGGCACGGTACGCACCGAACAGATCACCGTCGTCCGGTAGCCGCAAGCACGGCGTGGGATCGCTGCCGTCGGACGTCGCCCCCTTCGATGCCTAATCACGTTTCGTCTCCAATAGAGCCTGGACGGGCCATCGAGACGTCGGGAGGCCTTCTTTACCGAATCCATCCGACTCAGCGTGGCCCGTTCGGTTTTTCTTTCTCCCACCCACATCGGAGTGGAGAAAACAGAATACTCCTACCTTGTGGTGAGTCCCGCTATTTGGAGCGCCTCCTCCGGTGAGAGACGGTCTACGAAGCGTTCGGAGGCGGCCCGCTAGGCATCGAGGCTCCGCTCCAGGTTGGCAGCAATCTGGTACGTGCGTTCGCGGCAGAGGTCTTCGACCGGATGGTTCTCCAGTGTGACACGATGCCCGATCGCGTCAAGCAGACCGTGATCGGGGATGTAAGACACAAGCTTACATCGTCTCGAGCTGGGCATTCTCCGCTTCTAGATCCTTCATACGTTTGAGGTCGCTTGCGTAGAGATCACCGTATTTGCTCTTCCCGTTGTGTAGGGCGAATATCGGAGATGCCTAATGTTCACCTCCCCGAAACGGGGGCAAACGTAATAAAGCCTGCTCAGGAACTCTGGGCGGGCTTTTTTGATGTTGAGCTAAGGAGGTTCGAGCTCTTGAACTCTGCAGTGCGATTGAAGGAGTGGAAGGTCTGGAGCCCCACGCGGTGAAGTTGTCGTGTGGATGGAGGCCACGTATTGCATTCGGCCTCAATCTGTATGCTAATTTTAATGCAACGATTCTCATTAGGTGA of Longibacter salinarum contains these proteins:
- a CDS encoding tetratricopeptide repeat protein, with protein sequence MTPDRWNRVKDVLDEALDRPAGKEREAFLDEACAGDEDLRVEVESLLAGNDGEVSRFLSEGIPQAERADSLFGSEAALDDDARIGPYRLNGLLGRGGMGAVYRAVRADGQHEREVALKVIRPGLPSENIEQRFRAERQILASLEHPGIARLYDSGLSGDGRPYFAMERVDGTRLDRYCEEAACSIDQRLRLFEKVADAVAHAHRTLVVHRDLKPSNMLVTADGSPKLLDFGIAKLLDDEAIVDAPVTRTGRTLMTPAYAAPEQVRGEAITPATDVYALGVVLYELLTGRRPYRFDKRTPSHIEQVICETRPEPPSTAAARRDSTADTPEPSSSPLPPPARLKRRLRGDLDRIIMKALRKEPSRRYASAAEFAEDLRRYREGLPVEARPSTWQYRASKFLRRNRWRVAAAAVLVLLLAGYATTVTVQSRRLATERDRAQMHAEKAEQVSAFLTSLFEAGNPNVAQGDTITARELLARGVERTEALADQPAVQAEVQSVIGRVYTQMGRYAKATPLLEEALSTRRALPTDDPASSEQLASSLHNLGANQQVLNEVERAERLYREALTYWRTLPDARRTTMVETLNNLAGILRAQSDYDAARPVLRETITMARRLDGERKEVLPVALANLAEIRHREGDYPAADSLYREALEMGTEVMGEHHPYVLVARSNQAELYRESGRLNRAEELQRAVLQVRQSRYPEHAVRIALSRTALGHTLRAQDKHDASTPVYRTALTSLREHVPDNHVYVADALNGLGAALIAAGAPGQADSLLRESLAIRKEKRGPQSWEAAESKSFLGASLAARERYAEAEPLLHDAHATLRRTRSSDDPYTRQTLRHLVQFYDEWGRPDQAAAWRDSLAVAN
- a CDS encoding sigma-70 family RNA polymerase sigma factor gives rise to the protein MPNSPSTVTHLLERLREEDREALDALLPLVYDELHRLAHLELRGEGPDITLRTTALVHEAYGKLVDHHAVDWQGRSHFFGVAARAMRQVVINRARKRQAQKRGGDAPHLTIDEGRIAVDQQADRLVALDEALDRLAAIDERQSRIVECRFFGGMTIEETAAALDVSPSTVKRDWRTAKAWLSREIKRMESA
- a CDS encoding tail fiber domain-containing protein, giving the protein MSLGYSRSTPFLLTVALLTLAFVCLPNDARAQTRALNVDDADGDSLVHVNDDGGFAVYGESGTGAIPATGAGTRMMWFPNKAAFRAGEVDGTQWDDANVGEHSVAFGLDTDAAGVRSTAMGLASSAKGNGSTAMGNGTLASGTGAVSMGNLTRAEGDESTSMGDRTEAATDQSLSIGRYNDANTSADNTLFVAGNGSFGSRSDALVLDYDGNMTIAGTLTENSDRRLKEQIQPLSSGVLAPLGKIEPVRFRFKDKRTHPSGTQLGLIAQEVQAQFPALVSEGASGYLSVSYSKFTAVLLKGLQEQQAEIARLEAKQAKVASLRKENESIKKRLAKLEQQEQDEAAYAGWGASAPLGGLLAILLLAGGFVAWRRVQAQSSANTLTGLVGTGLLVIGGLLAASTGEARAQPVPVTDVENAAGVSVLTVFEDGGFAAYGESGTGAIPATGAGTRMMWHPAKAAFRVGVVGRGSESTGDEWDDTNVGFASMSFGNGTKASGFKSTAMGDNTTASGESSTAMGTQTTASGLNTTAMGERTTATGIRSTAMGLFTNAATDNSLSIGVYNDANRGNDDSDPSTGPLFVVGNGSFGSRSDALVLDQSGDLEISGTLTENSDRRLKERIQPLGSSILGKLGHIRPVHFRFKNEATHPSGTQVGLIAQEVQAQFPALVTEGASGYLSVSYSKFTAVLLKGLQEQQAEIDRLEAKANRIDQLEARLAKLEQQDTSRLAALGGPWWAAALLALGLLGLGLFVQRQKRA
- a CDS encoding tail fiber domain-containing protein gives rise to the protein MNALLENHRDPTMSTDRSSLLTFAFAVFLVLALAPTGEALAQPVPVTDIENAAGDSVQTVFEDGAFVAYGDSFNGTIPAEGEGTRMMWHPAKGALRAGDVDATEWNDANIGLYSMAFGSDPIASGPASTAMGRDTEASGDESTAMGSLSIASGEHSTAMGVSTTASGDESTAMGDGTEASGNSATAMGDGTEATAPQSTAMGFETTASGTDATAMGRRAEANGTHSTAMGDNTIAETDQSLSVGAYNDANTSPDNTLFVVGNGEDTISNPDDRSDALVLDRTGNLTISGSLTQNSDRRLKTQIRPLGASVLAPLDEIEPVRFQFKDERTHPSGEQIGLIAQEVQAQFPALVSEGASGHLSVSYSKFTAVLLKGLQEQQAQIQKQKEQIERLRGQQTQIAALQAEVDALKEGRSQTAGWGPAAGGLLGFLLLGGCIVAVRRWGTPHAASLLVLAGMGALLLGTAPASAQTVTIQNGASVSVENGSVFDLGTNTVLVEEESSGARLTGGTGVVTATRTVNAPSSVDVAGLGAVITSSQDLGQTTIVRGHAVQTDNNNESIARYYDIQPGQNNSGLDATLEFTYVDAELNGLSESSLVLFRSEDGGSTYTTAGYDSRDASANTVTLGGIDSFSRWTLGDESQPLPVELAGFEVTRSDDSVLLQWATISEQQNAGFEVQRRRAHAPNGSWKEIGFVESAAAGGTTTGSESYRFADTDLPFEADSLTYRLRQVDMDGSATLSDPIVVAVNAPETLVLHGAAPNPVRGQATLRYEVPEQASVRIDLFDVLGRRVTTLVNRKEVAGRQKTTFDASRLSSGTYFVRLQSAGTVRTEQITVVR